In Runella sp. SP2, the genomic window GTGAATCAATTTGATTAATTATATTTTTAAGTGATTCAGCTTTTATAGACCAAGAAGTTGAATCATCCATAGAAATGTGCAAATTATTATTATCATTTCTTATTTTTTGACGAATTTTACTTATATTTATTTTTGCATCTTCAAGTGAAATTATAGTATCTTTTTTTAATATTTTTTCAGGATTTGATAAAGGTATCCCTTCGATATCCTTTTTTAAAAGAAAGACTAATGTAGCTCCTAAAATCAGTCCGAGAGTCAAAAAAAGTATTGAATTTTTCATATTAATAATAGTTTAAATTTAGAAAACATTTTTGGTTACTTTTGTAAGTTATATAATAACTTACTCATCACAAAGGTATTAGTATAGTATTTTTTTTTGTACGGGAAACTCACGGTAGTGTATGGGGAAATCTCCCGTATTTTTTCCGTACCCTTCCCTGCTTCAATACGAGCCTTCTCCCCTGTGGAAAGAGCCAACGCTTCCATTACCTTTGTATTAAATCCAAATTTTACTACATTCACCTCCCTAAACTCAACTGATTATGAATGTATTAACCTCACTCAACGTGTTCATTGGACTCATAGTTATCTATCTGGCATTGGGCTTGGCCTGTACTGTTATCAATGAATGGATAGATGCTACGCGTCACGTACGGGCAGCCCAACTTCGCAAGGGAATTACCAAGATGTTATCAACGATTGATGGTAAACCGCTTGGAGATGCGTTTTTCAATCACTCACTGGTTAAAAGTTTAGAACGCGATACCAATTATGGCCCTTTTACACGCCAAGATAAACCTATCTATATATCTAGCCGTACTTTCAGGAAAACACTGCTCAATATACTAAAAAATTTGACTCAAGGCACTTCTATCAACAGGACTTATCATCAGTATTGGTGCCGTATGTGTACGCGTACCATTCTGGTTTGACATGTTCAAAAATGCAATGAATATCAGAAGTGCGCTGAAGGCAATTGGAAAAGAAAATTGATAAAGCCCTCACAATAAAATAAATACAGATATGGAAGAACTAATTAAAGCAATATTGATACAGTTATTTATTCTTAGTCTAATTTCTGAGCGGATAACCAATTTCATTAAACTCAATCTACAAACAATTATAGAAAGATACGGTAGTAAAAGTTTAAGTGACCGATTAGGGAATTTAAGAAATAGAGAATCAACTGAGGACAAAGAAAAGCAGCGAGAACGAGGTATTTTAAACTGGGCGATTGTTGTAAGTATTTTGGTGTCTAATGCTGTTGCTGCTGACCTATTTTACCTTATGACTGATGGCAAATTACAGTCTCAATGGGAGTTTAGTTCAATGTTAGGCTATTGTCTTACAGGCCTTTTCATCAGTCTTGGCTCTAAGTTTTGGCATGACTTGCTGGATATTGTGCTTTATACGTCTAATCTTAAACGGAAGTTGGCCGATACTACTCAATTTCAACAGATTGACCGTATCGAACAGGTAGATGAGTTTGTCAATCTTTTTCCTTCTCAGGTGGCTCAAATGGCTTTGGTGCAATGGAAAGAGCAGATTTCAAGCGATGAACTGTCAAATGTGATGAGGGTTAATTCGGCAGTACGAAGAATTGATGGACAATTGAAGCCATGTTTATATGTGTACCTAAAGGATGAGCATATCCCTCAAAATTTCAATTTTAATGTACTTACAAAAACAGGGTTGAATCAACCTGTTCATATCATTTGGATTCCACGTTCAGCATTTCCTAAACCTCATCTAAAAAGTGGAGATTCGGTAAAGCTACGTAGCTCATTAGCAAACGGAACTCTTTGTTGTTTTTTGAAAAAGCCCAATGGCAAATCTGTTTTTGCACTGACTTGTCGCCACGTTTTTAATCCAATTCCCAGTAATATCCAACGATTTCTTGAAAACCCTAAGCCAGTCACAAGCAATGGCAGTAAGATTGGAGAATGGACTTACGAACAAATGGATGAACAATTTGATATGGCTTTGGTAAAAATGAATGAGACAAGCTCTATTGACCCAGCTCCTCCTTTTTCAAAATCTGTGCATCAGACATTCTCGGACAGCGATATAAGAAGTATGAACGTAAGCGTCATAACGAAAAACGGCTTCAAGATGGGCAAATTAATTGCTATTCATAGAAACACTTCTATCCCATTTGATTACGATGGTGATATCCATGACTTTGTTGGCCTTTTAGAATTCTCTCAAACTGATGCCACGGAGTCGGGTAGAACAATTACTGAAAAAGGAGATTCTGGGGCTATGGTTTTTGATAGCAATACCAAAAACCCAGTGGGTATGATCATCGGAGGTAATGACACATCTTCGTTTGCTATTCCATTGGTAGATATTCTTGAACAATTGAAAACAGAAATATTTTTCTCACCTCAAATAGATGCCTAATCATGAAAAAAACGCTCACCCTCGCCCTCTGTTGCATTGCACTATGGAACACAGCTAACGCACAAATAAAAATTCCATTGGATAAATCTGGCGAAATTAAAGATGTCAAATTAGTGAACAACCAATCTTTTGAACTTTTATCTTGTGATAAGTTCATAGACGGTAGTATTACTTTTGAGGAAGACGCTGACCGTACGCTAACACTTGGCAAATCGGATATATTAGAGATTTGTAGAAATGGAGGTAAATTTTCATTGGGTAACTTCAAGTTAAATGTCGGTAATAGGACGATTGAGATTCTCCCACCCACTAAAAAAATTATAATCGAAATTAAAAATACCCCAGCACCTGCGGGCGAGGTGACAGAAAAGAAAGAAGCACCTAAGCCTTATGAGCCAACTGATTTTATAGCCACAGAAGCTCCGAAACTTTATGAGTTTATGAAAAAAGGTGACATAAATGGGGTTAAAGCTCTTTTAAAACAATTCAATATTGAAACAGAAAAAGATATTGACAATGAATTACTAAAAAGTATTAAAGTTAAAGATGACAAAGAAAATGATAAAAAATTATCAGATTACTTAAATGCAGCAAGTGTTAAAAGAAATATAGATGATGTATTAAGCACTAATAAAAGTGTAGCACAAAGTGGTTTACCAAGTCCAATACTCGTAGCAGATGCACTCGGTACATTCATCGCCAAACGCTTCAAGGAGGAAATAAATATTGCCTATCTCGAAAAATTTAAAACATTTCTGCAAGAACAAGAGGAATATCGAAGCATTTTACCCCAAACCTATGACGTTCTTAAAAACCAAGAACCCTACAATTATACCGTTTTCCTGCAAGCATTGCACGAAGCCTTCGATGAAGATATGCGAGGACTTCCTAACAACACTTTAACATTCTTAGAGGGGTTTGATTCGCAAAAATTGACGAATATTCAGGGTAATTTGAAAGCTAAAATTAAAACCATACAAGCCAGCGATATATCAGACAAATGTAAAAAGTCAGAAGAAGATAAGTTGAAAAAGAAAATAGACTTATTAGAAAAATTTAAAGTGTTTATCAATGCATATAAAAATGAAATTTATTCCACATTAGCCGTACTACGAACCGTGGAGAGAGCTAACGCCGAAAATATCGTTGTGGCGCTATCAAATTTAGATGAGCTATCGTCGATTAATAATTTAGAAGAAACAGCACCGATAAGAAATATTTTAAAACTCTCTGGACTTTTTGCTCGGAATATGCGTGTAGGTGAGGATGGTTTTATTGATAAAAAGGCTTTGGAGTACTACAAGAAGCCAGAAGTAGTGCAAATATTTTTAGGGCTTTTGCTTAAAAAAGAGGAAACGGCATTAAAACAAATATTCATTGATGCTTCAAAAAATACACTTTACGAAGCACTTAACACGGCATCAGCGGTTAATATTCTCTCTCATCTCAACAGCTTGACGAATGACTATCAAAAGTTTTTGAAGGCCGATAAACCAAGTGCTGACGACGCTACCTTACGCAAAAGTCAGCAGGTAACTTTCATCGCTACCCGCTCACAGGCAGCAATAGATATGCTCGGCCATCTTGCCAATCTTTCAAACACATTGGGCATCACTAATACAAACCAAGTGACGGAATTTGAAAAATATAGGTCTGCGGCCAAAACCTTTGTAACTATTTCGAAGAATGTGATAGAAAAAGATTACGGCATAGCTGTCAATGGCGTTTTCAACTTAATTGAGATACTCGAACTCAATAATGATAGTGAGAGAAGCCCATTGTTCAGAGAATTTCTCAAATATGGTATGTTCGCAGCTACAGTGGCCTCTGCTGAAACAAGTGCTGAAATGGTAGCAGCTCTCGAAACTGCGGCTTTGCCAGTTGGCAGCTATCGTATTAAACGTAATAATCGTCTTAACATTTCTGTCAATTCTTACGGAGGTATTAGCGGAGGATATGAAGAATTTAGAGCACAAGGTGGTGGTTTTTTTGCGCCTTCGGCACTTGTAGGTTTTTACATCGGAAGGGGTACACAACAAAAGAATGTCAAAAACAATGATGGGTGTTCTAATGGCGTATTTTTATCCTTAATAGATGTAGGAGGAATTTTTGCATTGAGATTGATAGGAAGCGATACTACAAAAAATAAAACAACAACCGCTGTTTTACCAGAAATTTCTTGGAGAAATATTCTGACCCCAGGAATTTATTATGTTCATGGTTTTAAAAATAGCCCTATTTCATTGGGAGTTGGTTTTCAGAGAGCACCACAACTAAGGCTTTCTGATAAAAATAATTCGCTAACTATATTAGATGTAGATGCGTGGCGTATCGGTGCAAAATTGACTATTGATATTCCTTTGTTTAATATTAAAACCCGAGCAGATAAGAAGTAGCCTAAAAACTTTCACTCATCAAAAACTATAATTTTCATGGCAAAAACAGGAACCATTGTTATTGACCCTGGGCACGGGGGGCAAGTCGAAGTCGGAGATTCGTCTGCAAACAACGCTATCAGTGCAAGTGGTGTTCTTGAAAAAAACATCACTTTAAGAATGGCTTTCTTAGTAAGAGAGCAATTGCTGAGTATTGCTGCTGCCGAAGGGCATCAGCTGATCATTCTCTTGACCCGAGAAAGTGATGTTAATCTGGGATTAGCAGCAAGGGCTAAAGTCGCAAAAACCAATAAGGCAAACTTATTTTTATCTATACATTGTAATGCCTCCATAGGGCATAATGCACGTGGTACTGAAACACTTATCAGTCCTGTAACTGATGGCAATACCAATCATCTAGCCGATAAAGCATTTGCGCAATTAATACAAAATGCCGTTTTCAATACCATCAAATCGCATGATGTTAATGCAAGAGATAGAGGTGTAAAAGACCAGTCACTCGGTGTGCTTAAAGACAAGCATTTAGGCACGACCACGAGGGCCTGTTTGGTCGAATTAGAATTTATTGATGTGAAGGCAGTCGATATATTACTCAACATTGGCCCTAATTCACCACAAGTACGTACCAATATTGCCAATGCTATTGCACGAACACTTGTAGAATCGTTAGAGTAGTAGAAAAGATAATCCTCCTCCCCATGAACCTCACGCCCCACTTCACCCTCAAAGAAATGACCATAAGTCAGACGGCTATTAGGATGGGCATTAATAATACCCCTAATGCTCGCCAAATAACCAATCTCACGCGTATTTGCGAGCACATTTTAGAGCCACTCCGCACAATCGTTGGCAAGCCAATTAATATTTCTTCGGGATTCCGTAATCCCACCGTCAATTCGTTGGTTGGAGGTTCTTCAAGTAGTCAGCACATGAAAGGAGAGGCCGCAGACTTCACCGTCGAAGGATTTACGGTACAACAGCTTTTTGACTTAGTGCGAACTTCTACGCTCCCTTATGACCAGCTTATTCAAGAATTCAATTCTTGGGTACACGTTTCGTTTGGGCCGCGCAATCGGCGACAAGCGTTGATTTTTACCAAAAATGCTCAAAACAAAACTGTTTCACGAGCAGCATAATTTCACAATTTTGTCAAGTGGACTATTTATGCACAATTAGTAAAATGCACTACTAATTGTGCATAAATAGTCAATGGAAAAAGAGCTGCTGTTCTCTTGTAAAACGCCCCAACTTTTACTACCTTCACTCTCCTAAACTCAACTGATTATGAATGTATTAACTTCACTCGACGTGCTTATTGGGCTTATTGTGATTTTTTTGGTAGTAAGCCTTGCCTGTACCGTTATCAACGAATGGATTGACGCTCTTTTACACACGCGCGCCCAGCAACTTCGCAACAGTATCAGCCAAATGTTGTCGTCCTCCAATGACAATTCGCTGGGTCAGAAATTTCATACGCATCCGCTCATTCAAGCCCTCGAAAGAGACACCAACGTGTGGGGTATTTACAAACGGCGAGACAAGCCTACGTATATCTCCAATCGAACTTTTCGGCAAGTTCTTTTTGATGTGCTCAATAAATTGGTGGCTGACCATCCCATCAATTTTGACGGTACGTTGGAAGAAATCGAGCAAAGTCTCAATGCACTACCCGATTCTGACCTTAAAACGCGCCTTCTTTCCATTCTCAACGAAGTGAAAGCCACTGTCCAAGACGCTGAAAAACGAGTAGAAGCCTTTCAAAAGGCCATTGACCAGTGGTTCGACGAGTCGATGGAACGCACTTCCGATTGGTACAAGCGCCGCGTGCAGTTATGGACGTTTTTGTCGGGAATTGCCTTCTGCACTTTATTGAATATTGACACGCTAACCATTACTCAATACCTCTGGCAAAACCCTGAAGCTCGACAGGCGTATTTACAAGCGGCCAACAACATCATTGCCAGCGCCTCAACCGACTCGCTCAAAAAAGAATTAGCGGGAAAAGATTCTCTTCAACTCAACAACGTTGGGCAAAAAGTAGATACGTTGTTGGTAAGCCTCCGCGAGGAAGTTACCCAAAATACTACGATACCGTTGGGTTGGCAACTAGAAAAGCTTCCGACTTGTACCAAAGGCGGTGTAGGCACTTGGCTGGCCTATTGGATACGAAAATTGGCGGGTTTATTGATTAGCATTGGGGCAATCAGCGCGGGGGCTCCGTTTTGGTTCGATATGCTCAAAAATGTCGTCAATATCAGAAATTCATTGAAAAGTAAGACGCTTGGAATAGATTCATAAATACGACCGTTGTTTTCCTAAACCTAACGCCCCTAAACACAATGAACATACTCTCAGATTGTCCCGCAGGGGATAAGGAATGTCTGATAAAAAAACTAACCAGCAACCGAATCACCCACTACGACCTCAACCACCTCATGCAAATCGCCACGAGCGACGACCTAAAATCCATCACTCAATCGGTTTTTGACATGGATGAAGCTACATTACTTGAGCGATCGGCGGTTGAAGGAGCTACACGATGGCTCAATAGCCTCAAAAATGAGCGTCGTAAAGACTTGTATGTCAAGAAGATTCAACATACACCCCGCCATGAGCTCAAAAAAGTAGTAGCCGAAGGTGATTCTTGGTTCAACTATCCACTCATCCTGACGGACATCCTCGACTGGATTAGTATGGACAAAAACACGGCTGTTTTCAGCCTTGCTTCGGCCTCCGATTGGCTAGTCAATATTCTCGCATCTAGGGAATATGTCAATGGGCTGTCAGTTCATCAACCCGACTTTTTCCTGATGAGTGGAGGAGGCAATGACGTAGGAGGAATGAGTCGAATGGCGCTTATGGTATCTCATCGGTTCAATGAAACTTCGGAGTTGACACACAGCGCTTGGGCACAGCATCTAATCGCAAACGCCCACGAAAAACCATACCTACTATCCAAAGAAGTGAGTTTGGATACCCGAAAACCAGACGAAAAGAGGTGGAACGATGCCATTGGCCATTTATCCAAAGACTTTTTTGCGTTGATGATGCTCTTTCGTTTACAGTATTATTCGCTCTTTCATAGTTTGTTGGTAGGCGGTAACGAAAAATTCCCCGACCTAAAAATCATCACCCAAGGCTACGATTTTCTGGTACCTTCCGACAATAAAGGTTGGGGAATCAACCCACTCAAATGGTACATTCCTGTCTTACGCTGGATTGGGCATGGCTGGTGGTTGAAAAAACCGTTGATTTTTAAAGAAATATCTGGCGAAAAGCTCCAATTGGATATTCTCTATGCTTGCATGTATTTCTTCAACGAAATGATGATTGAACTTGAAGAAAAATTCATGGAGCTTCACCCAACGGCTAAAGGACGTCTATTTCACGTTGACTCGCGGGGGTTAGTGCAAAAAAATGAATGGACAGACGAGATTCACCCTCAACCTCACAAATTCAGAACCATTGCCCAAACCTACCTCGACTGCATTCACGGTCAGCCCTCCGACTACAAGCACGTTTATCGTTCCATCAATCGCCAAAAACCATAGCCATGAAAATTTCACTTCTCTTCATCGTTGTAGGTGGTCTAACGGCTTACCTATTTCTTACAACAGCGTCTATTTTTCAAGGAAATATAGACTCTACTTGTAATTTTTGGCCAAACGCCGAGTGTTTAGAGGAGCGGTTTGACCTACTTACTTCTATCCAAAAACGCCAACTTCTTGAGGTCGTTCATCTTGACTATTGGTACCTCATTTGCTATCCATTTTTACTTGGACTTTGGGTATATCGTGAAATGCAGGCGCAAACATGGCTTTTGACAAACACTCTGCTCAGATGCTGCATATTGGTGATTTTTGTTTTGTTTTTGGCTGATGTGGTCGAAAACATACTTTTAGGACAAATACTTCAAGACATTTCTTACCCTTTTCAAGTCCTTGCCCTTGTCACTCGTTTGAAATGGATAAGTTTCGCTTTTATACTTTTAAGTCTTTTGATTGGTGCAATTGGGCGTAAAACAGGGCTTTTCCCCTTATCTTTGCGGCTCAAAAAACGAATTGAATGATTTCAGTAGATAACGTAACCGTAGAGTTTGGGGGAAGGGCCTTGTTTAGCGACATTACCTTCAACATCAACGAAAAAGACAGAATCGCCCTCATGGGCAAAAATGGAGCAGGAAAATCGACGCTCCTTAAAATCATTGCGGGGGCCGATAAGCCTACACGCGGTAAAATCTCGGCACCCAACGACGCCGTCATCGCCTACTTGCCACAGCACCTGCTCACCGTCGATGATGCTACGGTGTTTGAGGAAGCCCTCAAGGCGTTTGCCGAAGCGCAAGAAATGAAAAACGAGCTTGATGGCCTCAATCACCAACTCGAAACACGTACCGACTACGACTCCGACGACTACATGGCCATCATTGAGCGCGTGTCGGAATTGAGTGAAAAATACTACTCGACCGAAGAGGTCAACTACGACGCCGAGGTCGAAAAGACATTGCTTGGTTTGGGCTTTTTGCGCTCTGATTTCAATCGTAAAACTAGTGAGTTTAGCGGTGGCTGGCGGATGCGCATTGAGTTAGCCAAAATTTTGCTCAAAACCCCCGATTTGATTCTGCTGGATGAGCCCACCAACCACCTTGACATCGAGTCGATTCAGTGGTTGGAAGAGTTTTTGGTCAATACCGCCAAATCAGTGATTGTGATTTCTCACGACCGTGCCTTTGTTGACAACATCACCAACCGCACCATCGAAATCACCATGGGGCGGATTTATGATTATAAGGTAAACTACTCGCACTATTTGCAGCTTCGCAAAGAGCGCTTGGAGCAACAACAGAAGCAATACAACGACCAGCAAAAAATGATTGCCGAAACCACCGAGTTTATTGAGCGTTTCAAAGGCACCTATTCCAAAACGTTGCAGGTGCAGTCGCGGGTCAAGATGCTGGAAAAATTGGAGATTGTGGAAGTGGATGAAGTAGATACCTCTGCCCTCAATTTGAAATTCCCGCCTGCGCCCCGTTCGGGCAACTACCCCGTTATCGTGGAAGATTTGAGCAAAAGCTACGGCGACCATTTGGTGTTCAAAAACGTGAGCATCACCATTGAACGTGGGCAGAAAGTAGCGTTTGTGGGTAAAAACGGAGAAGGAAAATCGACACTTGTCAAGGCCATTATGGGTGAACTGGAGTATCAAGGCGACCTCAAAGTTGGACACAATTCCATGATTGGGTATTTTGCCCAAAACCAAGCGTCGCTGCTCGATCCTGAATTGAGCGTTTTCCAAACGATTGATAACATTGCAGTGGGTGAGATTCGTACCAAAATCAAGGATATTTTGGGCGCGTTCATGTTTAGTGGTGAAAGCATCAATAAAAAAGTGGGTGTACTTTCGGGAGGTGAACGTACGCGTTTGGCCATGATTAAACTGTTGTTGGAGCCCGTCAACCTCCTCATCCTCGATGAACCTACCAACCACCTCGACCTCAAAACGAAGGACATTTTGAAAGATGCCCTCAAGGCATTTGACGGTACCATTATTTTGATTTCGCACGACCGTGACTTCTTAGATGGCTTGGCCGAAAAAGTCTATGAATTTGGCAACCAACGCGTCAGAGAACACCTCGAAGACATTAACGGATTTTTACGCCTCAAGAAAATGGAGAATCTTCGGGAGATTGAGCGAAAAGCCAAATAATCTTCTTTATCTAATTTTTTCACCAACCCCGTATTTCAGTACTGAAGTACGGGGTTTTGTTTTCTCTTGCATTCCAATAGGCTTAAAAGCCCTAGTGTGTTTTTATCCTAGATTTTGTACTTTCACCAAAATTATCAGTGTATCCCCTTTTTTTCATTCTTACTTTTTACACATTTCTATTTTCACTAAACGATATAGGCACTTTTTGAACAAACTTAGATTTGTGCAATTTTTTAATGTATTTATATAAAATTTAGCAATTTTCTTTTATAATAGATGGCTAATATTAAAAAATGTAAAATTTTATTTGGTGTTTATTAAAAAACACCTTACTTTTGAATCCGTAAAAAGTACAACAACACCAAACTGATTTATTCAACCACCTTAAATTTTATTGTCAATGGCAAAGGCTAAATTAGAATACATCTGGCTAGACGGCTACAAGCCCACTCAAAGTTTGCGTAGTAAAACTAAGATTGAGAATGATTTCTCGGGTAAGTTGGAAGACTGCGACATGTGGTCATTCGATGGTTCTTCGACAGAACAAGCTCCAGGCGGTTCGTCTGACTGTTTGTTGAAGCCTGTTTTCATTTGCCCAGACCCAGAGCGTTCTAAATTAGGTACGCCTGCTTACTTGGTAATGTGCGAAGTTTTGAACGCTGATGGAACACCACACGAATCAAACGGTCGCGCTACTATCGAGGACGACGATAACGATTTTTGGTTTGGTTTTGAACAAGAATACTTCTTGTGGAACATCGAAATTAACAAACCACTTGGTTTCCCTGCCAATGGTTATCCTGCCCCACAAGGCCCATACTATTGCTCAGTAGGTGCGAAAAACGCTTACGGACGCGACATCATCGAAGAGCACCTTGAGTATTGCCTCCAAGCTGGTTTGAACGTTGAAGGTATCAACGCCGAAGTAGCGGCAGGTCAGTGGGAGTTCCAAATTTTCTCTAAAGGTGCGAAAGACGCTGGTGATCAAATTTGGGTAGCTCGCTATTTGTTGGAGCGCATGGGTGAAAAATACGGTGTAGGTATCAACTGGCACTGTAAGCCACTCGGCGATACCGACTGGAACGGTTCGGGTATGCACGCTAACTTCTCAAACACGGTGTTGAGAACAGCGGGTAACAAAGAAACATTCGATAAAATCTGTCAAGCGTTTGCTCCAGTTGTGGCTGAGCACATCGCAGTATATGGTGCTGATAATCACCTCCGTTTGACTGGTAAGCACGAAACACAATCAATTGACCAATTCTCATACGGTGTATCTGACCGCGGTGCATCTATCCGTATCCCTATCGTTGCAGTGAAGAAAGGTTGGAAAGGATACTTGGAAGATCGTCGTCCAAATTCGGCTGCTGATCCATACAAAGTAGCAGCTCGTATTATCAAAACCGTTAAAGGCGTAGAAATCTGATTTTTGGAATACATAGCACTAAAAAACCCCGTCTTTGGCGGGGTTTTTTGTTTTTTAGCCTAACTTCGTCGCTCTGTTAAGCCTCTTTACCATTACATGAACTATTCTGAACTGACTTTCAAAGACCGAAATCCCGTCAAACGGTATCTTCAACGCCAACGGCTCAAAGAAGTTGCCAAAAAGTTAACCCAAACTTTTGATGCTCAGTCCCATTTACGCATTCTGGATTTTGGGTGTGGAAACGCTGAATTATACAAATATTTAAAAGAAAGCTTTCCTAGTTTTACTTACGTTGGTTTCGACCCCAGTGAAAAATACATAGCAGAAGCCAAAACGAATGTCAACCTAACGCCTAAAGATAAGCTTACATTTGAAAAAGAAGAGATTCTAGCACAGCATTACGACCTCATTTTCTGTCTCGAAGTGTTTGAACATCTCCCCGACGAAATCATGGCCGTTGAACTTAGCACTGTACAGCAACTTTTGTCGCCCAACGGAATTCTGGTCGTGGCTGTACCCAATGAATTATACCTTGTAGCCCTCATTCG contains:
- a CDS encoding N-acetylmuramoyl-L-alanine amidase, which produces MAKTGTIVIDPGHGGQVEVGDSSANNAISASGVLEKNITLRMAFLVREQLLSIAAAEGHQLIILLTRESDVNLGLAARAKVAKTNKANLFLSIHCNASIGHNARGTETLISPVTDGNTNHLADKAFAQLIQNAVFNTIKSHDVNARDRGVKDQSLGVLKDKHLGTTTRACLVELEFIDVKAVDILLNIGPNSPQVRTNIANAIARTLVESLE
- a CDS encoding D-Ala-D-Ala carboxypeptidase family metallohydrolase; the encoded protein is MNLTPHFTLKEMTISQTAIRMGINNTPNARQITNLTRICEHILEPLRTIVGKPINISSGFRNPTVNSLVGGSSSSQHMKGEAADFTVEGFTVQQLFDLVRTSTLPYDQLIQEFNSWVHVSFGPRNRRQALIFTKNAQNKTVSRAA
- the abc-f gene encoding ribosomal protection-like ABC-F family protein, which gives rise to MISVDNVTVEFGGRALFSDITFNINEKDRIALMGKNGAGKSTLLKIIAGADKPTRGKISAPNDAVIAYLPQHLLTVDDATVFEEALKAFAEAQEMKNELDGLNHQLETRTDYDSDDYMAIIERVSELSEKYYSTEEVNYDAEVEKTLLGLGFLRSDFNRKTSEFSGGWRMRIELAKILLKTPDLILLDEPTNHLDIESIQWLEEFLVNTAKSVIVISHDRAFVDNITNRTIEITMGRIYDYKVNYSHYLQLRKERLEQQQKQYNDQQKMIAETTEFIERFKGTYSKTLQVQSRVKMLEKLEIVEVDEVDTSALNLKFPPAPRSGNYPVIVEDLSKSYGDHLVFKNVSITIERGQKVAFVGKNGEGKSTLVKAIMGELEYQGDLKVGHNSMIGYFAQNQASLLDPELSVFQTIDNIAVGEIRTKIKDILGAFMFSGESINKKVGVLSGGERTRLAMIKLLLEPVNLLILDEPTNHLDLKTKDILKDALKAFDGTIILISHDRDFLDGLAEKVYEFGNQRVREHLEDINGFLRLKKMENLREIERKAK
- a CDS encoding glutamine synthetase beta-grasp domain-containing protein, with translation MAKAKLEYIWLDGYKPTQSLRSKTKIENDFSGKLEDCDMWSFDGSSTEQAPGGSSDCLLKPVFICPDPERSKLGTPAYLVMCEVLNADGTPHESNGRATIEDDDNDFWFGFEQEYFLWNIEINKPLGFPANGYPAPQGPYYCSVGAKNAYGRDIIEEHLEYCLQAGLNVEGINAEVAAGQWEFQIFSKGAKDAGDQIWVARYLLERMGEKYGVGINWHCKPLGDTDWNGSGMHANFSNTVLRTAGNKETFDKICQAFAPVVAEHIAVYGADNHLRLTGKHETQSIDQFSYGVSDRGASIRIPIVAVKKGWKGYLEDRRPNSAADPYKVAARIIKTVKGVEI
- a CDS encoding bifunctional 2-polyprenyl-6-hydroxyphenol methylase/3-demethylubiquinol 3-O-methyltransferase UbiG, with protein sequence MNYSELTFKDRNPVKRYLQRQRLKEVAKKLTQTFDAQSHLRILDFGCGNAELYKYLKESFPSFTYVGFDPSEKYIAEAKTNVNLTPKDKLTFEKEEILAQHYDLIFCLEVFEHLPDEIMAVELSTVQQLLSPNGILVVAVPNELYLVALIRGLFRMTRRFGAYDATPKNVLLSTLGTPPTDRHKTLNKAGNYIWAHMGFDYRVLAKTLQQYFYVSAPFGSPFPHFPLLVNTEVNLFCRQKQPES